The following are encoded together in the Coffea arabica cultivar ET-39 chromosome 1c, Coffea Arabica ET-39 HiFi, whole genome shotgun sequence genome:
- the LOC113736449 gene encoding probable polyamine transporter At3g13620 codes for MTITTSPVCPPREDGQSSNQQLPITTNPAASINKRKVSNKVTLIPLIFLIYFEVAGGPYGEEPAVQAAGPLLAILGFLIFPFVWSIPEALITSELSTAFPGNGGFVIWADRAFGPFCGSLMGAWKFLSIVINIAAFPALGVDYLKKLFPIFSAGLPRYLAILVSTLVLSFVNYTGLTIVGYAAVGLGIVSLAPFIIMSLIAIPKIHPHRWINLGQKGVKKDWNLFLNTLFWNLNFWDNVSTMAGEVENPQKTFPLALFCAVIFTCLGYIIPLVAVTGAISVDQSLWEAGFMADAAEMISGKWLKIWIEFGAVLSAIGLFEAQLSSSAFQIEGMARIGFLPKFFSLRSKWFNTPWVGILFSTAIILAVSRMKYTDIISAANFLYSLGMILEYLSFLWLRRKFPSLKRPYRVPCRLPTLVVICLIPSAFLVVLMAVATKIVYLMSGLMTVGAIIWYFLMRLCKSKKWLKFNDGYAEEEM; via the coding sequence ATGACAATTACCACCTCTCCCGTCTGTCCTCCACGTGAAGATGGGCAAAGTTCAAATCAACAATTGCCTATAACAACCAATCCAGCAGCCTCAATTAATAAAAGGAAAGTTTCGAATAAAGTCACCCTCATTCCTCTAATTTTTCTCATATACTTTGAAGTTGCCGGTGGTCCGTATGGCGAAGAGCCTGCAGTCCAGGCTGCGGGGCCTTTATTAGCCATTCTTGGCTTCCTAATTTTCCCTTTTGTCTGGAGTATCCCTGAGGCCCTGATCACATCGGAGCTCTCCACTGCATTCCCTGGAAATGGAGGATTTGTGATATGGGCTGATCGTGCTTTTGGACCCTTTTGTGGATCGCTTATGGGAGCATGGAAGTTTCTTAGTATTGTCATCAATATAGCAGCATTTCCGGCACTTGGTGTTGACTATCTCAAGAAACTGTTTCCAATCTTCTCTGCAGGCCTACCACGCTATCTGGCAATTCTGGTATCGACTTTAGTCCTTTCTTTTGTCAACTATACAGGGCTTACTATAGTTGGATATGCAGCTGTGGGTTTAGGCATTGTTTCGTTAGCACCATTTATAATAATGTCATTGATAGCGATTCCGAAGATTCATCCACATAGATGGATCAATTTAGGCCAAAAGGGGGTGAAAAAAGACTGGAATTTATTCCTTAATACATTGTTTTGGAACCTGAATTTTTGGGATAATGTTAGTACCATGGCTGGTGAAGTTGAGAATCCACAAAAGACATTCCCTTTGGCACTGTTTTGTGCTGTGATTTTTACCTGTTTAGGTTACATTATCCCACTTGTAGCTGTAACAGGGGCAATTTCTGTGGATCAGAGTTTATGGGAAGCAGGTTTCATGGCAGATGCAGCAGAGATGATTTCAGGTAAATGGTTGAAAATCTGGATTGAATTTGGGGCTGTTTTATCAGCAATTGGACTTTTTGAAGCTCAGTTGAGTAGCAGTGCTTTTCAGATTGAGGGCATGGCTAGAATAGGCTTCTTGCCTAAGTTCTTCTCACTAAGGTCAAAATGGTTCAATACACCTTGGGTAGGCATACTGTTTTCAACTGCTATTATACTTGCTGTGTCTCGTATGAAGTACACAGATATCATATCAGCTGCCAATTTCTTGTATAGTTTGGGAATGATTTTGGAATATCTATCCTTTCTTTGGTTGAGGAGAAAATTTCCCTCATTGAAACGCCCATATCGTGTTCCATGCAGGCTGCCAACTCTGGTGGTCATATGCTTAATCCCATCAGCATTTTTGGTGGTTTTAATGGCTGTAGCGACTAAGATTGTATATTTGATGAGTGGGTTGATGACTGTGGGTGCAATTATATGGTACTTCCTGATGAGGTTGTGCAAGTCAAAGAAGTGGCTCAAATTTAACGATGGTTATGCTGAGGAAGAAATGTGA